In Microbacterium sp. SLBN-146, one genomic interval encodes:
- a CDS encoding Gfo/Idh/MocA family protein, translated as MTDSPRDRPLRVAMIGHGFMGAAHSQGWRVAPRFFELALTPRMQVVAGRDEAAVERAAAKWGWAESSGDWREVIERDDIDVVDIVTTGDSHAEIAVAALEAGKHVLCEKPLANTVAEAEVMAAAATAAAERGVRSMVGFTYRRAPAATFARDLIGAGRIGEIRQVRAAYRQDWLRDESGPMTWRLEKDRAGSGALGDIGAHAIDLAEYMTGLRLDGVSGTIDTIVTERPLLGEKVGLSGTASNELGRVTVDDIAVFTGRFAVESGFRPIGTFEATRFATGRKNALTIEISGSRGAIAFDLERLNELEIFDANDPELEQGFRRVLVTEPGHPYLAPWWPAGHMLGYEHGFSHQVVDFVSAISEGVAPTPSFSDGLHLQRVLDAVERSSAADARWTPVG; from the coding sequence ATGACAGACTCACCCCGCGATCGCCCGCTGCGCGTCGCCATGATCGGCCACGGCTTCATGGGCGCAGCCCACTCCCAAGGGTGGCGCGTCGCCCCCCGATTCTTCGAGCTCGCTCTCACGCCCAGGATGCAGGTGGTCGCCGGCCGTGACGAGGCGGCTGTCGAGCGCGCTGCGGCGAAATGGGGATGGGCGGAGTCCTCGGGCGATTGGCGCGAGGTGATCGAGCGCGATGACATCGACGTCGTCGACATCGTGACCACGGGAGACTCTCACGCCGAGATCGCCGTCGCGGCGCTCGAAGCCGGCAAGCACGTGCTGTGCGAGAAGCCCTTGGCCAACACCGTCGCCGAGGCCGAGGTCATGGCTGCGGCGGCAACCGCGGCCGCGGAACGCGGCGTCCGCTCGATGGTCGGATTCACCTATCGGCGCGCACCGGCGGCCACCTTCGCGCGTGACCTCATCGGGGCCGGCCGCATCGGAGAGATCCGGCAGGTGCGGGCCGCCTACCGTCAGGACTGGCTCCGCGACGAATCCGGTCCCATGACGTGGAGGCTCGAGAAGGACCGGGCGGGATCTGGGGCGCTCGGTGACATCGGCGCCCACGCGATAGATCTCGCCGAGTACATGACGGGCCTCCGCCTCGACGGCGTCTCGGGGACGATCGACACCATCGTGACGGAGCGCCCCCTGCTCGGTGAGAAGGTGGGGCTTTCCGGAACCGCCTCCAACGAGCTGGGCCGGGTCACCGTCGACGACATCGCGGTCTTCACCGGCCGGTTCGCGGTCGAGAGCGGGTTCCGTCCGATCGGGACGTTCGAGGCGACGCGATTCGCGACCGGTCGCAAGAACGCACTGACCATCGAGATCTCAGGCTCTCGTGGTGCGATCGCGTTCGACCTCGAGCGTCTCAACGAACTGGAGATCTTCGACGCGAACGACCCCGAGCTCGAACAGGGCTTCCGTCGCGTCCTGGTCACCGAGCCCGGCCATCCCTATCTCGCTCCGTGGTGGCCAGCGGGCCACATGCTGGGCTACGAGCACGGCTTCTCCCACCAGGTCGTCGACTTCGTGTCCGCGATCAGCGAGGGCGTCGCCCCCACCCCGTCGTTCTCCGATGGTCTGCACCTGCAGCGTGTCCTCGATGCCGTCGAGCGGAGTTCGGCGGCCGACGCGCGGTGGACGCCCGTCGGCTGA
- a CDS encoding sugar phosphate isomerase/epimerase, whose product MTRPITLFTGQWADLPFEEVARLAGEWGYDGLEIACWGDHIDVSRWDDAEYVQSRRDILARNGLAVHAISNHLTGQAVCDDPIDERHRDILSDRVWGDGDPEGVRRRAAEDMKNTARFAAKLGVKTVNGFTGSATWKAVAMFPPASDEWIAAGYDDFAARWNPILDVFEEVGVRFALEVHPSEIAYDYWTAKAALHAINRPDVFGFNFDPSHFMWQQLDPVAFVLDFADHIFHVHVKESITNLDGRNGVLGSHLPWANPRRGWTFVSTGHGAVPWEPLFRALNAIGYDGPTSVEWEDAGMDRLIGAPEALAFVRKLNEITPPAASFDAAFSSN is encoded by the coding sequence ATGACGCGACCGATCACGCTTTTCACCGGTCAGTGGGCCGACCTGCCGTTCGAGGAGGTTGCGCGCCTGGCAGGCGAGTGGGGATATGACGGCCTCGAGATCGCCTGCTGGGGGGACCACATCGATGTCTCACGATGGGACGACGCCGAATACGTCCAGTCGCGGCGGGACATTCTGGCCCGCAACGGACTTGCCGTCCATGCCATCTCGAACCATCTGACGGGTCAGGCGGTGTGCGACGATCCGATCGATGAGCGCCACCGCGACATCCTGTCGGACCGGGTGTGGGGCGACGGCGATCCTGAAGGCGTCCGGCGCCGCGCTGCAGAGGACATGAAGAACACGGCCCGCTTCGCCGCGAAGCTCGGCGTCAAAACCGTCAACGGGTTCACCGGGTCGGCGACCTGGAAGGCCGTGGCGATGTTCCCCCCGGCCTCTGACGAGTGGATCGCCGCCGGGTACGACGACTTCGCCGCACGGTGGAATCCGATCCTCGACGTGTTCGAGGAGGTCGGTGTGCGGTTCGCCCTCGAGGTCCACCCGAGCGAGATCGCCTACGACTACTGGACCGCGAAAGCGGCGCTGCACGCGATCAATCGGCCGGACGTGTTCGGGTTCAATTTCGACCCGTCGCACTTCATGTGGCAGCAACTGGATCCGGTGGCATTCGTGCTCGACTTCGCCGATCACATCTTCCACGTCCACGTGAAGGAGTCGATCACGAACCTCGATGGCCGCAACGGGGTTCTCGGCTCTCATCTGCCGTGGGCCAACCCGCGGAGAGGGTGGACCTTCGTATCGACCGGGCATGGTGCTGTGCCCTGGGAACCGCTATTCCGCGCGCTCAACGCGATCGGATACGACGGACCCACCAGCGTCGAGTGGGAGGACGCGGGTATGGATCGGCTCATCGGTGCCCCGGAAGCTCTTGCTTTCGTACGCAAGCTGAACGAGATCACACCCCCGGCCGCGTCGTTCGATGCGGCGTTCAGCAGCAACTGA
- a CDS encoding ROK family transcriptional regulator produces MTDVTRADSPSSTLGATIDDVRRQNLAQVLRLVHRDGALSRAEITRATGLNRSTIGGLVAELGRRGLIVEQPSTSTRKVGRPSPSVAASDRAIAIAVNPEVDAIDVALVGLSGRILHRVVHRTERPPTEGEFVKVVSALIPGMSPTGGEASILGVGIALPGLVRETDGSVILAPHLGWRDVPLAELVEEATGLRTVVGNDANCGVVAESTFGAGRGDGVIISLNGGASGIGGGIVINGRLIAGQGGNAGEFGHTSVSTRGPRCHCGATGCLEAEVRRARFLAAAGLDDVEPSLVTRAMELAWLCPTSAGGREIDRQVSCLAIALRSIVNIFNPRTVILGGYLAQLLSVVGESEIRARTRPVLPGGSDEPMLVKPDLDDGLLLIGAAELVFGRVLGDPTVVPTRRLDTVGARRDLAAPPTVSPPC; encoded by the coding sequence ATGACGGATGTGACGAGAGCCGATTCTCCGAGCTCGACGCTCGGCGCGACCATCGATGATGTGCGGCGCCAGAACCTCGCGCAGGTACTGCGACTCGTTCACCGCGACGGCGCCCTCTCGCGCGCAGAGATCACCCGTGCCACCGGACTCAATCGTTCGACGATCGGCGGCCTCGTCGCGGAGCTCGGCCGACGCGGACTCATCGTCGAGCAGCCATCGACGAGTACTCGAAAGGTCGGTCGGCCCAGCCCGTCGGTCGCTGCGTCGGACCGGGCGATCGCGATCGCGGTCAACCCCGAGGTCGACGCGATAGATGTCGCTCTCGTCGGACTCAGCGGACGCATCCTCCACCGAGTGGTTCACCGAACCGAGCGCCCCCCGACCGAGGGGGAGTTCGTGAAGGTGGTCAGCGCGCTCATCCCGGGGATGAGCCCCACCGGGGGCGAGGCCTCGATCCTCGGGGTCGGGATCGCGCTTCCCGGGCTCGTGCGCGAGACCGACGGGTCCGTCATCCTCGCTCCGCACCTGGGATGGCGGGACGTGCCCCTTGCGGAGCTCGTGGAGGAAGCGACCGGCTTGCGGACGGTGGTCGGCAACGACGCCAACTGCGGAGTGGTCGCCGAGAGCACCTTCGGGGCCGGGCGCGGCGACGGCGTCATCATCTCCCTCAACGGCGGTGCGAGCGGCATCGGCGGGGGCATCGTGATCAACGGCCGATTGATCGCGGGTCAGGGCGGCAACGCGGGCGAGTTCGGCCATACCTCGGTATCGACCCGCGGACCGCGGTGCCACTGCGGCGCGACGGGCTGTCTGGAGGCGGAAGTCCGCCGCGCTAGGTTCCTCGCTGCCGCAGGGCTCGACGATGTCGAGCCCTCGCTCGTGACCAGGGCGATGGAACTCGCGTGGCTGTGCCCGACGTCCGCCGGAGGGCGGGAGATCGACAGGCAGGTCTCATGTCTGGCCATCGCGCTGCGCTCCATCGTCAACATCTTCAACCCCCGCACGGTGATTCTCGGGGGCTACCTCGCGCAGCTGCTCTCCGTCGTCGGTGAATCCGAGATCCGGGCGCGTACGCGCCCGGTCCTTCCGGGCGGTTCCGACGAACCGATGCTCGTGAAGCCGGACCTCGACGATGGGCTGCTCCTCATCGGCGCCGCGGAGCTCGTCTTCGGTCGAGTGCTCGGCGACCCGACCGTCGTTCCGACTCGTCGGTTGGACACGGTCGGCGCTCGCCGAGATCTCGCCGCGCCGCCGACCGTCAGTCCTCCCTGCTGA
- a CDS encoding ketose-bisphosphate aldolase, which produces MALITLTAALDAARAGSYGVGAFNVTDLAQAEAVLDAAAETDSPVIVQTIAGASTHGRDELFWEALVNLIAHYPDVPVVLHLDHGATYDDCARAIAAGFTSVMIDGSMRDDHVTPATFEENVAVTRRVVEHAHAHGVSVEGELGTIGGSEDGGASNKEIVLADPDEAERFVAETGVDALAVAIGTSHGAYKFTSPPDGTVLRMDLIEEIANRVPSTHLVMHGSSSLPADLREIINAHGGKLPESWGVPESEKARSTKLGIRKINQGMDSHMAHAAAVRTYLDEDGIGCDPALYGSRGRVAMQQMVAERMQVFGQAGQSYRHR; this is translated from the coding sequence GTGGCTCTCATCACTCTCACCGCCGCACTCGACGCTGCACGCGCGGGAAGTTACGGAGTCGGGGCGTTCAACGTCACCGATCTCGCTCAGGCCGAAGCCGTCCTGGACGCCGCTGCGGAGACGGACTCGCCCGTCATCGTGCAGACGATCGCCGGAGCGTCGACGCACGGTCGCGACGAACTGTTCTGGGAGGCTCTCGTGAACCTCATCGCCCACTACCCCGACGTGCCCGTCGTCCTCCATCTCGACCACGGAGCCACCTACGACGACTGCGCCCGCGCCATCGCGGCGGGCTTCACAAGCGTCATGATCGATGGCAGCATGCGCGACGACCACGTGACCCCCGCCACCTTCGAGGAGAACGTCGCCGTCACACGTCGCGTCGTCGAGCACGCTCACGCCCACGGTGTGTCCGTCGAAGGCGAGCTCGGCACGATCGGCGGCTCGGAAGACGGCGGTGCGAGCAACAAGGAGATCGTGCTGGCCGACCCCGACGAAGCCGAGCGCTTCGTCGCCGAGACCGGCGTCGACGCGCTCGCCGTCGCGATCGGAACGTCGCACGGCGCCTACAAGTTCACCAGCCCGCCCGACGGCACGGTGCTGCGCATGGACCTCATCGAAGAGATCGCGAATCGCGTCCCGTCGACGCACCTCGTCATGCACGGCTCCTCGTCGCTGCCGGCCGACCTCCGCGAGATCATCAACGCCCACGGCGGGAAGCTCCCCGAGTCATGGGGCGTGCCGGAATCCGAGAAGGCCCGCTCGACCAAGCTCGGCATCCGCAAGATCAATCAGGGAATGGACTCGCACATGGCGCACGCGGCCGCGGTGCGCACCTACCTCGATGAGGACGGCATCGGATGCGACCCGGCGCTCTACGGGTCGCGGGGCCGCGTCGCGATGCAGCAGATGGTCGCCGAGCGGATGCAGGTGTTCGGTCAGGCGGGCCAGTCGTACCGCCACCGCTGA
- a CDS encoding FGGY family carbohydrate kinase gives MRDELLLGIDLGTSSIKANAIDRHGRSIGIGVAPTPFAAGAHGVEMSTEALFLAIRSAIADLGVLASRIVAVGVASMGETGTIIRADGPTNLPLVAWHDERGTEIVDELVQTFGAEEIRRRTGRQARSVTSIAKLGWLLRNGYESGGTWTGVAGLTVWRFTGVLAQEQSLAATSGAFNPVTAEYDREILASLGLDSLVWAPARVAGTNLGRVSPEGARWSGLRAGIPVTIAGHDHPVGVIGAGGDRTEVIDSMGTGEPLVVSWDASSPTKRDHPSWPDQLGDLTITAWPGTARHMLLWETLRPGLALRNLQRALRVDRDDIEFSAIRVDAQPLDLPSLVAMQDGDIPAAVLALPAEEAWASTLEGYAAASADAEIRLRAISDVAGQTLLIGGGLRSRRWVEAKLRRAEHPVAMAEEREAVSRGAALLAGVAGGWWAPEEYPPADTIPLSGAESFVEGIGGRA, from the coding sequence ATGCGAGACGAACTGCTTCTGGGCATCGACCTGGGCACCTCGTCGATCAAGGCGAACGCGATCGACCGGCACGGTCGGTCGATCGGGATCGGCGTGGCTCCCACGCCCTTCGCGGCCGGTGCGCACGGCGTCGAGATGTCGACCGAGGCGCTCTTCCTCGCCATCCGATCGGCGATCGCCGACCTCGGTGTCCTCGCATCGCGGATCGTCGCCGTCGGCGTCGCGAGCATGGGGGAGACGGGCACGATCATCCGTGCCGACGGACCCACGAACCTCCCGCTCGTCGCGTGGCACGACGAACGCGGCACGGAGATCGTCGACGAGCTCGTCCAGACTTTCGGCGCAGAGGAGATCCGTCGCCGTACGGGTCGACAGGCGCGCAGCGTCACGAGCATCGCGAAGCTCGGCTGGCTGCTGCGCAACGGCTACGAGTCCGGCGGCACCTGGACGGGCGTCGCGGGTCTCACCGTCTGGCGGTTCACCGGTGTCCTGGCCCAGGAGCAGTCCCTCGCCGCGACGAGCGGCGCCTTCAATCCCGTCACGGCGGAGTACGACCGCGAGATCCTCGCGTCTCTCGGCCTCGACTCGCTCGTGTGGGCGCCCGCGCGCGTCGCGGGGACGAACCTCGGCCGTGTCTCGCCCGAGGGCGCTCGCTGGAGCGGCCTGCGTGCCGGCATCCCCGTGACGATCGCGGGGCACGACCACCCCGTGGGTGTCATCGGCGCCGGCGGGGACCGCACGGAGGTCATCGACTCGATGGGGACGGGGGAGCCCCTCGTGGTGTCGTGGGATGCGTCGTCCCCCACGAAGCGCGACCACCCGAGCTGGCCGGACCAGCTGGGCGACCTCACCATCACGGCGTGGCCCGGGACGGCCCGGCACATGCTGCTGTGGGAGACGCTCCGTCCCGGTCTTGCTCTGCGCAACCTGCAGCGCGCCCTCCGGGTCGACCGCGACGACATCGAGTTCTCGGCCATCCGCGTGGACGCGCAGCCGCTCGACCTCCCCTCACTCGTCGCGATGCAGGACGGCGACATCCCCGCCGCCGTGCTCGCGCTCCCTGCGGAAGAAGCCTGGGCCTCGACGCTCGAGGGGTACGCGGCAGCATCCGCCGATGCCGAGATCCGCCTGCGCGCCATCTCGGACGTCGCGGGACAGACACTCCTCATCGGCGGCGGCCTGCGCAGCCGCCGATGGGTCGAGGCCAAGCTTCGCCGCGCGGAGCACCCCGTCGCGATGGCCGAGGAGCGCGAGGCCGTGTCGCGCGGCGCGGCACTCCTCGCGGGAGTCGCGGGAGGATGGTGGGCGCCGGAGGAGTATCCGCCGGCCGACACGATCCCCCTCTCCGGCGCCGAGTCCTTCGTCGAGGGCATCGGGGGTCGTGCATGA
- a CDS encoding LacI family DNA-binding transcriptional regulator, which translates to MTESSSRPGLRPPARLVDLARHAGVSTKTVSRVLNGEAYVAEAMRERVMAAVAELAYVGDAAATGLRTKRSGFIGLIIPDVRNGFFALLTRAIEERLAPTSPTLLLGDSDEEPDQEERYLRTFRQQRVDGLIILPSGAPSLPDAVSEIPTVIVDRTVPSVASTADHVLADNSRAARRLVEHLVKHHGLTQVVLVAGNTRVSNVSDREKGYLRVMEEAGLETHVTAGHATPDDAAAGAIEIFRTLTPPFGVFATNNRMFWGAMAAVARLGLHVPRDVLVTTIDSIGEATVTGLKPTQGVIPVQTVAAKAMRLLAERTQDPTLPPRHESVDIDIEFGTTCGCIPLTTPLMMGAIPPQKLPSATDG; encoded by the coding sequence ATGACCGAGTCGTCCTCGCGTCCCGGCCTCCGCCCGCCCGCCCGCCTCGTCGACCTCGCCCGGCACGCCGGCGTGTCGACCAAGACCGTGTCGCGCGTGCTGAACGGCGAAGCCTATGTCGCCGAAGCGATGCGCGAGCGTGTCATGGCCGCCGTCGCCGAGCTCGCCTACGTGGGCGACGCCGCTGCGACGGGACTGCGGACCAAGCGGTCGGGGTTCATCGGCCTCATCATCCCCGACGTCCGCAACGGCTTCTTCGCGCTCCTGACGCGCGCGATCGAGGAGCGCCTCGCTCCGACGTCTCCCACTCTCCTGCTGGGTGACTCGGATGAAGAGCCCGATCAGGAAGAGCGCTACCTCCGCACGTTCCGTCAGCAGCGCGTGGACGGCCTCATCATCCTTCCGAGCGGCGCGCCGAGCCTCCCGGACGCCGTGTCCGAGATCCCCACCGTCATCGTCGATCGCACCGTGCCCTCCGTGGCATCCACCGCCGACCACGTCCTGGCGGACAACAGTCGCGCCGCGCGGCGCCTCGTCGAGCACCTCGTCAAGCACCATGGGCTGACGCAGGTCGTGCTCGTCGCCGGAAACACGCGCGTGTCGAACGTCTCCGATCGCGAGAAGGGCTACCTCCGGGTCATGGAGGAGGCGGGTCTCGAGACGCACGTCACGGCGGGGCACGCGACCCCGGATGACGCGGCGGCCGGTGCGATCGAGATCTTCCGGACCCTCACTCCGCCGTTCGGCGTGTTCGCGACCAACAACCGGATGTTCTGGGGTGCGATGGCCGCCGTCGCGCGGCTCGGACTCCACGTGCCCCGCGACGTTCTCGTGACGACGATCGACTCCATCGGCGAGGCGACCGTCACGGGCCTCAAGCCGACGCAGGGCGTGATCCCCGTGCAGACCGTCGCGGCCAAGGCGATGCGCCTGCTCGCCGAGCGTACGCAGGACCCGACCCTCCCACCGCGCCACGAGTCCGTCGACATCGACATCGAATTCGGCACGACGTGCGGATGCATCCCGCTCACGACGCCGCTCATGATGGGCGCGATCCCACCCCAGAAGCTCCCGTCGGCGACAGACGGGTAA
- a CDS encoding substrate-binding domain-containing protein, with protein sequence MARTTRMRTVGAAAATVAILALTLTACSDSASPGASGDAGDAGGGADTNKIAFVIKPLDNTYFGAMAEGAQAAADEAGVELMIVAAENVTDDSGQATKLNALVNAGYGCYVVNPTSQTNLLTGLVPVSQAGTPIVNLDLPIDLDAAADAGVEITTYVGTNNETAGAAGGEAMLDLVDEGSQVALIGGLVADPGNIARLAGFESAVEGKLEITQTVAADFDKAKAKSAAATILIANPDIKGFFTPSGDMAMGIQQAVEEAGKTGEVAVVGIDGTQDQLADIVAGGQPAAIEQFPYLMGVQSVQACIAAMAGTDIPSTVETPVLIVTAENAQAALDAFPAPPEGFDVPNPFE encoded by the coding sequence ATGGCAAGAACTACCCGGATGCGGACCGTTGGAGCGGCCGCCGCGACGGTCGCCATCCTAGCGTTGACGCTCACAGCGTGTTCCGATTCCGCCAGCCCCGGCGCATCGGGCGACGCGGGCGACGCAGGGGGTGGCGCGGACACCAACAAGATCGCGTTCGTCATCAAGCCGCTCGACAACACGTACTTCGGCGCGATGGCCGAGGGCGCCCAGGCGGCCGCCGACGAAGCGGGCGTCGAGCTCATGATCGTCGCGGCCGAGAACGTCACGGACGACTCCGGTCAGGCGACGAAGCTCAACGCGCTCGTGAACGCCGGCTACGGATGCTACGTCGTCAACCCGACGAGCCAGACCAACCTCCTGACGGGGCTTGTTCCCGTCTCGCAGGCGGGCACCCCGATCGTGAACCTCGACCTGCCGATCGACCTCGACGCCGCCGCGGATGCGGGGGTCGAGATCACGACGTACGTCGGCACCAACAACGAGACCGCCGGAGCCGCGGGTGGCGAGGCCATGCTGGATCTCGTCGACGAGGGCTCGCAGGTCGCCCTCATCGGCGGCCTCGTGGCCGACCCGGGCAACATCGCTCGCCTCGCGGGCTTCGAGTCGGCCGTCGAGGGCAAGCTCGAGATCACGCAGACGGTCGCGGCCGACTTCGACAAGGCCAAGGCCAAGAGCGCCGCCGCGACGATCCTCATCGCGAACCCCGACATCAAGGGCTTCTTCACACCGTCGGGCGATATGGCGATGGGCATCCAGCAGGCCGTCGAAGAGGCGGGCAAGACCGGTGAGGTCGCCGTCGTCGGCATCGACGGTACGCAGGACCAGCTTGCCGACATCGTGGCAGGCGGTCAGCCGGCCGCAATCGAGCAGTTCCCGTACCTCATGGGTGTGCAGTCGGTCCAGGCGTGCATCGCCGCGATGGCGGGGACCGACATCCCGTCCACCGTCGAGACGCCCGTCCTGATCGTCACCGCCGAGAACGCGCAGGCCGCGCTCGACGCCTTCCCGGCACCGCCCGAGGGCTTCGACGTTCCCAACCCGTTCGAGTAA
- a CDS encoding ABC transporter permease, translated as MTTHAPTQERPKADTRLVEARRALGSEETWMKLAAPVALILLTVVFGLLNPRFLSWPSISTMLADSAIPILLALGATFAVSLAGIDLSLAATVALGSVTMATAYQSGMPLIVCCAIALMTGLAVGAVNGTFIGWVRIPDFIVTLGSLSVVMGLSLIISQGKPVAIPERALTALSTVSLAGIRVNFLIAIAVAIILHIVLFRTRFGTHLLAVGDNADAAKAMGLKVPRIKLAGYMICGGMGGLAAIMLTSYIGSSQPATNTDYLLKAIAAVVLGGVSLFGGRATIYGPVIGAILLTFLQSGLTLLGVSAFYSPLVIGIVVIAAATLMRGRK; from the coding sequence ATGACCACCCACGCACCCACGCAAGAGCGGCCGAAGGCCGACACCCGACTCGTCGAGGCCAGACGCGCGCTCGGCTCCGAAGAGACGTGGATGAAGCTCGCGGCACCCGTCGCGCTCATCCTGCTGACCGTCGTCTTCGGTCTGCTGAACCCGCGATTCCTGTCGTGGCCGAGCATCTCGACGATGCTCGCCGACTCGGCGATCCCGATCCTCCTGGCGCTCGGCGCGACCTTCGCGGTCTCGCTCGCCGGCATCGATCTGTCGCTCGCCGCGACGGTCGCGCTCGGAAGCGTCACGATGGCGACCGCGTACCAGAGCGGCATGCCGCTCATCGTGTGCTGCGCCATCGCGTTGATGACGGGCTTGGCGGTGGGAGCGGTGAACGGCACGTTCATCGGATGGGTGAGGATCCCCGACTTCATCGTGACGCTGGGCTCGCTCAGCGTCGTGATGGGGCTCAGCCTCATCATTTCGCAGGGGAAGCCCGTCGCGATCCCCGAGCGGGCGCTGACCGCCTTGAGCACCGTGAGCCTTGCCGGCATCCGGGTGAACTTCCTCATCGCGATCGCTGTCGCGATCATCCTGCACATCGTATTGTTCCGTACGCGCTTCGGCACGCACCTTCTCGCCGTCGGCGACAACGCCGATGCCGCGAAGGCGATGGGTCTGAAGGTGCCGCGCATCAAGCTCGCCGGCTACATGATCTGCGGCGGTATGGGCGGTCTCGCCGCGATCATGCTGACGTCCTACATCGGGTCGAGCCAGCCGGCGACCAACACCGACTATCTCCTGAAGGCGATCGCGGCCGTCGTCCTGGGCGGTGTGAGCCTCTTCGGTGGCCGCGCCACGATCTACGGGCCCGTCATCGGCGCGATCCTGCTGACGTTCCTGCAGTCCGGCCTGACCCTGCTCGGGGTGAGCGCCTTCTACTCCCCGCTGGTGATCGGCATCGTCGTCATCGCGGCAGCGACGCTCATGAGGGGGCGCAAGTGA
- a CDS encoding ATP-binding cassette domain-containing protein: MIQHANEKIVVEDIHKSFGNVHALKGASLTIRAGEITAIVGDNGAGKSTLVKCLTGLYTPDEGEIRIDGEPVRFTSPRDAREKGIETVYQDLALSDQLSVWQNMYMDRELVRGIPGFKFLARKEMKERAAELISDLAVNVPGVTRPVKRLSGGQRQAVAIARGVMWARNMIILDEPTAALGLNETAQVEALIRRVVEGGKTVLVVSHNFEQVKRLSQQVWVMRGGRVVGGTRTENVSGEQLVGMVTGAIRTP, encoded by the coding sequence GTGATCCAGCACGCGAACGAGAAGATCGTCGTCGAGGACATCCACAAGTCGTTCGGCAACGTGCACGCCCTCAAGGGTGCGTCCCTCACGATCAGGGCCGGTGAGATCACGGCGATCGTCGGCGACAACGGTGCGGGGAAGTCGACGCTCGTCAAATGCCTCACGGGCCTGTACACACCGGACGAGGGCGAGATCCGCATCGACGGCGAGCCCGTGCGCTTCACGTCGCCGCGCGATGCGCGCGAGAAGGGCATCGAGACGGTCTACCAGGACCTCGCCCTCAGCGACCAGTTGAGCGTCTGGCAGAACATGTACATGGATCGCGAGCTCGTCCGTGGCATCCCCGGCTTCAAATTCCTTGCCCGCAAGGAGATGAAGGAGCGCGCGGCGGAGCTGATCTCCGACCTCGCCGTCAACGTCCCGGGGGTGACGCGCCCGGTCAAGCGGCTGTCGGGAGGGCAGCGTCAGGCCGTCGCGATCGCGCGAGGAGTCATGTGGGCGAGGAACATGATCATCCTCGATGAGCCCACCGCTGCGCTCGGACTCAACGAGACGGCACAGGTCGAGGCGCTCATCAGACGCGTCGTCGAGGGCGGCAAGACGGTCCTCGTCGTCTCGCACAACTTCGAGCAGGTCAAGCGACTTTCGCAGCAGGTGTGGGTCATGCGGGGTGGCCGCGTCGTCGGCGGCACGCGCACCGAGAACGTCTCGGGTGAACAGCTCGTCGGCATGGTCACGGGAGCCATCCGCACGCCCTAG
- a CDS encoding YigZ family protein encodes MAPTHPATIAVGVEHEFVERKSRFLARVEPVSSVAEADAVIAAERKRWWDARHHCSAMVTGLLADQARSSDDGEPSGTAGVPMLEVLRRRGLTDVVAVVSRYFGGVKLGAGGLVRAYSTSVSEALDLARVVQRRSLVRVSIEVSHAEAGRFDNLLRDWTARSDAVLGDTAFETRATLEAWVPPASVSSLHDMLATASGGAVQPVIGEERIVDIPETPSRPH; translated from the coding sequence ATGGCCCCGACGCACCCCGCCACGATCGCGGTCGGCGTCGAGCACGAGTTCGTGGAGCGCAAGTCGCGCTTCCTCGCTCGTGTCGAACCGGTATCCTCCGTCGCCGAAGCCGACGCGGTCATCGCCGCGGAACGCAAGCGGTGGTGGGATGCGCGACACCATTGCTCTGCGATGGTGACCGGGCTGCTCGCCGACCAGGCGCGCTCCTCCGACGACGGCGAGCCCTCCGGAACTGCGGGAGTCCCGATGCTGGAGGTGCTGCGCCGCCGCGGGCTCACGGACGTCGTCGCGGTCGTCAGCCGCTACTTCGGGGGTGTGAAGCTCGGGGCCGGCGGTCTCGTGCGGGCATACTCCACCTCTGTGTCCGAGGCGCTCGACCTCGCCCGCGTCGTTCAGCGCCGGTCCCTCGTCCGGGTGAGCATCGAGGTGAGCCACGCCGAGGCTGGACGCTTCGACAACCTCTTGCGCGACTGGACCGCGCGCTCGGACGCCGTGCTCGGCGACACGGCCTTCGAGACGCGCGCGACGCTCGAGGCATGGGTGCCGCCGGCCTCCGTGTCATCCCTGCACGACATGCTCGCCACGGCGTCCGGCGGCGCCGTGCAGCCGGTCATCGGCGAGGAACGCATCGTGGACATCCCCGAAACCCCCTCCCGCCCGCACTGA